Proteins encoded in a region of the Leopardus geoffroyi isolate Oge1 chromosome E2, O.geoffroyi_Oge1_pat1.0, whole genome shotgun sequence genome:
- the PEG3 gene encoding paternally-expressed gene 3 protein has product MLPPKYLSATKPKKSWAPDVHELDSDLTKEPDATIREGATDPEFFHQRFRNFLYVEFVGPRKTLFKLRNLCLDWLQPETRTKEEIIELLVLEQYLTILPEKIKPWVRAKKPENCEKLVTLLENYKEMYEPGDDNNSDLRSEDSMSRKGAESPPPRSASSFCSDRDRDWDQEWDRERDRDWDLDWDRDRERRGRSRDLGSRDRWPYPRNPRGRLPQRDLSLPLMEKTTFATERERKRRDSVMDYESRSQDAVSYQDVVNLTEDRKPQNPIQDNMENYRKLLSLGVQLAEDDGHSHMTQGHSSRSKRSAYPSTSRGLKSMPETKKSTHRRGICEDESSHGVIMEKFIKDVSRNSKSGRARESNDRSQRFPRRPDNDWKEVSFNKRESVIQERGYEGNGFGGGFNFNSSLVSKKRVLERKRRYQFDTDGKGSAHEQKGYARKRPFECSEMRKAMSMSSLSAPSFTESQPLDFGAMPYVCDECGRSFSVISEFVEHQIMHTRENLYEYGESFIHSVAVSEVQKSQAGGKRFECKECGETFNKSAALAEHRKIHAREHLAECNDEEYEEPFMPSPTFSELQKIYGKDKFYECKVCKETFLHSSALIDHQKIHGRDDKDNERGEGFKPSPPPNDLPKTYGKEKMYECKVCGETFHHSSSLKEHQKIHTRGNLFESKGKVCEETFIPGQSLKRRQKTYPKEKLYDFTDGGDAFRQSSDLSEHQKIHSRKNLFEGRGYEKSVIHSVPFTESQKSHTITRPPEDDEDQKAFTVSSNPDDNQKVPPQENVYERKPYERSVIHSLAFAKAEKSHSAVGPSKPKVIAESTIQSSGVTEHQKAHAGENTSEGKKYERSVIHSVAAFKPPKSCNGNEVVECEEKGESSTSVSDRHDKQQKTPARENPNEGGKNNNYKDSVIQSVSHMESQKSPTSQGSSELKKDGESPTPTSNVREHQKARSKKKNIERRNYETSVIHSLRFGDHQTFRPREKFYECPECGESFVRSYDLTEHLKIHDRKKPSGSKNYERSVIRSLVSTDPQTSYAEQQPQTSYAGHSSQMRYSDQAAHTSYAKHPVQTSYSGMHMSYAVQPAHMGYTQQAAQTSYMVQPTQISYDEEQAQTSYAEQQVRNRCRECGECFATIGDLGAHQKIYAREEFHGRKLFGDTVIQGIGLEGPRPEEPRQNEPDEQDEQDEPEDAIYGCKDCGLGFADRADLKDHQKVHGREYLIDSREYTHSVIHTHSVSEYQKDYIGEQLYECPACGESFVHSSFLFEHQKIHEQDQFYGQRRYDEPFVQPLVINPRRPRAPQKNPTAGTSLQCHVCGQDFIHGSVLGEHMRIHTREDLPEQGQRSEDAVSPGLALTEFQRSQTEEKHYECKTCGETFLNQSDLREHMRIHEKDEPYDYGASFVHTSFLTEPPKRDSPFYECKDCGKSFIHNTVLTKHQKLHLEEEEEEGAQEVEANVLVPREVLRIQGSNVEAAEPEVEAAEPEVEAAEPNVEAAEPNGEAEGPDGEAAEPDGEAEQPNGEAEQPNGDADEPDGAGIEDPEERAEEPEGDADEPDGAGIEDPEEEGEDQEIQVEEPYYDCRECGETFASNSAYGEHLKTHARVIIFEPGNVYGESSRYTEHASTSTSDNDRADDKYFKCDVCGQLFSDRLSLARHQNTHTG; this is encoded by the exons ATGCTGCCTCCAAAGTACTTGTCTGCCACCAAACCCAAGAAGTCTTGGGCCCCAGATGTGCATGAGCTAGACAGTGACTTGACGAAGGAGCCGGATGCCACCATAAGAGAAGGTGCAACTGACCCTGAGTTCTTTCATCAGAGGTTTCGGAATTTCCTCTACGTGGAATTTGTTGGGCCTCGGAAGACACTGTTCAAACTCCGAAACCTCTGCCTCGATTGGCTGCAGCCAGAGACTCGCACCAAGGAGGAGATTATCGAGCTCTTGGTCCTTGAGCAGTACTTGACCATCCTTCCAGAAAAGATCAAGCCTTGGGTGCGGGCAAAAAAGCCCGAGAACTGTGAGAAGCTAGTTACTCTGCTGGAAAATTACAAGGAGATGTATGAACCAGGAG ATGACAACAACAGTGACCTCCGCAGCGAAGACAGCATGAGCCGGAAGGGAGCAGAGTCCCCACCGCCACGTTCTGCGTCATCATTCTGCA GTGACCGGGACCGGGACTGGGACCAGGAGTGGGACCGGGAGCGAGACCGGGACTGGGATCTGGACTGGGACCGGGACCGGGAGCggagaggcaggagcagagaccTGGGGTCTCGGGACCGCTGGCCATACCCCAGGAACCCCAGAGGCA GACTTCCTCAACGGGACCTTTCCCTTCCTCTGATGGAGAAAACAACTTTTGCGACAGAAAGAGAACGCAAACGTAGGGATTCTGTGATGGATTATGAGTCAAGATCCCAG GATGCCGTGTCATACCAGGACGTTGTGAACCTGACCGAGGACAGGAAGCCTCAGAACCCGATTCAGGACAACATGGAAAACTACAGGAAGCTGCTCTCTCTGG GGGTTCAGCTTGCGGAAGACGACGGCCACTCCCACATGACACAGGGCCATTCATCGAGGTCAAAGAGAAGTGCCTACCCAAGCACCAGTCGAG GTCTAAAATCTATGCCTGAAACCAAAAAGTCAACCCATCGGCGGGGAATTTGTGAAGATGAATCTTCCCACGGGGTGATCATGGAAAAATTCATCAAGGACGTTTCGCGCAACTCTAAATCAGGACGGGCAAGGGAATCTAACGATCGGTCCCAGAGGTTCCCCAGAAGGCCAGACAATGATTGGAAGGAAGTTTCGTTCAACAAGAGGGAGTCGGTGATTCAGGAGAGGGGCTATGAAGGGAATGGCTTTGGGGGAGGCTTTAATTTTAACTCGAGTCTTGTTTCCAAAAAGAGagttcttgaaagaaaaaggCGCTATCAGTTTGACACAGATGGGAAGGGTTCAGCTCACGAGCAGAAGGGCTATGCAAGGAAGAGACCTTTTGAATGTAGTGAAATGAGAAAAGCCATGAGCATGAGCAGCCTTAGCGCCCCCTCCTTCACTGAGTCGCAGCCACTTGATTTTGGGGCAATGCCCTATGTGTGTGATGAATGTGGGAGGTCTTTCAGTGTGATTTCCGAATTTGTCGAACATCAGATCATGCATACTAGAGAGAATCTCTATGAGTATGGTGAATCGTTTATTCATAGTGTGGCTGTCAGTGAGGTTCAGAAAAGTCAGGCTGGAGGGAAACGCTTTGAATGTAAGGAGTGTGGGGAAACCTTTAATAAGAGTGCCGCGCTTGCCGAACATCGGAAAATTCATGCTAGAGAGCATCTTGCAGAATGTAATGATGAGGAGTATGAGGAGCCATTCATGCCTAGCCCAACCTTCAGTGAGCTCCAGAAAATATATGGGAAAGATAAATTCTATGAATGTAAGGTGTGTAAGGAAACCTTCCTTCATAGCTCTGCCCTAATTGACCACCAGAAAATCCATGGTAGAGATGACAAAGATAATGAGCGTGGGGAAGGCTTTAAACCCAGCCCACCCCCCAATGATCTTCCGAAAACATATGGTAAAGAGAAAATGTATGAATGTAAGGTGTGTGGGGAGACCTTCCATCACAGCTCATCCCTGAAAGAACATCAGAAGATCCATACTAGAGGAAACCTCTTTGAAAGTAAGGGTAAAGTGTGTGAGGAAACATTTATTCCTGGTCAGTCCCTTAAAAGGCGTCAGAAGACGTACCCAAAAGAGAAGCTGTATGACTTTACAGATGGTGGGGATGCCTTTAGGCAAAGCTCAGACCTCAGTGAGCATCAGAAAATTCATTCTCGAAAGAACCTCTTTGAAGGCAGGGGGTACGAGAAGTCTGTCATTCATAGCGTGCCCTTCACTGAATCCCAGAAGAGTCATACTATAACAAGACCACCTGAAGATGATGAGGACCAGAAGGCGTTCACCGTCAGCTCTAACCCTGATGACAACCAGAAGGTTCCTCCTCAAGAAAATGTCTATGAGAGGAAACCATATGAGAGGTCTGTTATTCATAGCTTAGCCTTTGCTAAGGCTGAGAAGAGTCACAGTGCAGTGGGGCCCAGCAAACCAAAAGTGATCGCAGAGTCTACCATTCAAAGCTCAGGTGTTACCGAACATCAGAAAGCCCACGCTGGAGAGAATACCTCTGAAGGCAAGAAATACGAGAGGTCTGTTATCCATAGTGTAGCTGCTTTCAAACCTCCCAAAAGTTGCAATGGAAACGAAGTCGTTGAATGTGAAGAGAAGGGAGAATCCTCCACTTCTGTTTCAGACCGTCATGATAAGCAACAGAAAACTCCTGCCAGAGAGAACCCTAATGAAGGGGGTAAGAATAACAACTACAAGGACTCTGTCATACAAAGTGTATCCCATATGGAATCTCAGAAAAGCCCAACTAGTCAGGGATCCAGTGAACTTAAGAAGGATGGCGAATCACCTACTCCCACCTCAAATGTCCGTGAACATCAGAAGGCTCGTTCgaagaagaaaaacattgagCGTAGGAACTACGAGACCTCTGTAATTCACTCCCTACGTTTTGGTGACCATCAAACATTTCGCCCTAGAGAGAAATTCTATGAATGTCCAGAGTGTGGAGAATCTTTTGTTCGTAGCTACGACCTCACTGAGCATCTGAAGATTCACGATAGAAAGAAGCCCTCTGGAAGTAAAAACTACGAACGTTCTGTAATTCGCAGCTTAGTCTCTACTGATCCTCAGACGAGTTACGCTGAGCAGCAACCACAGACAAGTTATGCTGGCCACTCATCACAGATGAGGTACTCTGACCAAGCAGCGCACACGAGTTACGCCAAACACCCAGTGCAGACGAGTTACTCTGGAATGCACATGAGTTACGCCGTACAGCCAGCGCACATGGGTTACACACAGCAAGCAGCACAAACGAGCTACATGGTGCAACCGACACAAATCAGTTATGACGAGGAGCAAGCGCAGACAAGTTACGCTGAACAGCAAGTGCGCAACAGATGCAGGGAGTGTGGGGAGTGCTTTGCCACCATCGGGGACCTTGGTGCACATCAGAAAATCTATGCCCGAGAAGAATTCCATGGTCGGAAGCTCTTTGGAGACACTGTTATTCAGGGCATAGGCCTTGAAGGGCCTCGGCCGGAAGAGCCTCGGCAGAATGAGCCAGATGAGCAGGACGAGCAGGACGAGCCTGAAGATGCAATCTATGGCTGTAAGGACTGTGGGCTAGGCTTTGCAGATCGTGCGGACCTTAAGGATCATCAGAAAGTTCATGGCAGAGAGTATCTCATCGATAGTCGTGAGTACACCCATTCTGTAATCCACACCCATTCTGTCAGCGAGTATCAGAAAGATTACATTGGAGAGCAGCTCTATGAATGCCCGGCATGTGGGGAATCCTTCGTTCATAGCTCGTTCCTTTTTGAGCATCAGAAAATCCACGAGCAAGATCAATTTTATGGCCAAAGAAGGTATGACGAGCCTTTTGTGCAGCCCCTGGTCATCAACCCACGGAGGCCTCGTGCCCCACAGAAGAATCCCACTGCAGGAACATCCCTTCAGTGCCACGTGTGCGGACAAGACTTCATTCATGGCTCTGTCCTCGGTGAGCATATGAGAATTCACACCAGAGAGGATTTACCGGAACAGGGCCAGAGAAGTGAAGATGCAGTGAGTCCAGGCTTAGCCCTTACTGAGTTTCAGAGAAGTCAAACCGAAGAGAAACACTATGAATGTAAAACATGTGGAGAAACCTTCCTCAATCAGTCAGACCTTAGGGAGCACATGAGAATTCATGAGAAAGACGAGCCCTATGATTATGGGGCCTCTTTTGTTCACACTTCATTTCTTACTGAGCCCCCCAAAAGAGATTCACCATTCTATGAATGCAAGGACTGTGGGAAGTCCTTTATTCATAACACCGTTCTCACCAAGCATCAGAAGCTTCAtcttgaagaagaggaagaagaaggagccCAGGAGGTGGAAGCCAATGTCCTTGTTCCACGAGAAGTGCTGCGGATCCAGGGGTCAAACGTAGAGGCTGCCGAGCCCGAGGTGGAGGCTGCCGAGCCCGAGGTGGAGGCTGCCGAGCCCAATGTGGAGGCCGCCGAGCCCAATGGAGAGGCCGAGGGACCAGATGGGGAGGCTGCAGAGCCAGATGGGGAAGCCGAACAGCCCAACGGAGAGGCCGAACAGCCCAATGGAGATGCTGATGAACCAGACGGGGCAGGGATCGAAGACCCAGAGGAAAGAGCTGAAGAGCCAGAGGGAGATGCTGATGAGCCAGACGGGGCAGGGATCGAAGACCCAGAAGAAGAAGGCGAAGATCAAGAGATTCAGGTTGAGGAGCCATACTACGACTGCAGGGAATGCGGAGAAACCTTTGCTTCCAACTCTGCCTATGGCGAGCACCTGAAAACCCATGCCAGGGTGATAATATTTGAGCCTGG